One Cervus elaphus chromosome 28, mCerEla1.1, whole genome shotgun sequence DNA segment encodes these proteins:
- the HEY2 gene encoding hairy/enhancer-of-split related with YRPW motif protein 2 produces the protein MKRPCEETTSESDMDETIDVGSENNYSGQSTSSVIRSNSPTTTSQIMARKKRRGIIEKRRRDRINNSLSELRRLVPTAFEKQGSAKLEKAEILQMTVDHLKMLQATGGKGYFDAHALAMDFMSIGFRECLTEVARYLSSVEGLDSSDPLRMRLVSHLSSCASQREAAAMTSSLAHHHHPLHPHHWAAAFHHLPAALLQPNGLHASESTPCRLSTTSEVPPAHGSALLTATFAHADSALRMPATGSVAPCVPPLSTSLLSLSATVHAAAAAATAAAHSFPLSFAGAFPMLPPNAAAAVAAATAISPPLSVSATSSPQQTGSGTNSKPYRPWGTEVGAF, from the exons ATGAAGCGCCCTTGCGAGGAGACGACCTCTGAGAGCGACATGGACGAGACCATCGACGTGGGGAGCGAGAACAATTACTCGGG GCAAAGTACTAGCTCTGTGATTAGGTCGAATTCGCCAACAACAACATCTCAGATTAtggcaagaaagaaaaggagaggg ATAATAGAGAAAAGGCGTCGAGATCGGATAAATAACAGTTTATCTGAGTTGAGACGACTGGTGCCAACCGCTTTTGAAAAACAA GGATCTGCAAAGTTAGAAAAAGCTGAAATACTTCAAATGACAGTAGATCACTTAAAGATGCTGCAGGCAACTGGGGGTAAAG GCTACTTTGACGCGCACGCCCTTGCCATGGACTTCATGAGCATCGGCTTCCGGGAGTGCCTAACGGAAGTGGCGAGGTACCTGAGCTCCGTGGAAGGCCTGGACTCCTCTGACCCCCTGCGCATGCGCCTGGTCTCGCACCTCAGCTCGTGCGCCTCGCAGCGGGAGGCGGCGGCCATGACCTCTTCTCTGGCCCACCACCATCACCCGCTGCACCCGCACCACTGGGCGGCGGCCTTCCACCACCTCCCGGCAGCCCTGCTCCAGCCCAACGGACTCCACGCCTCGGAGTCCACGCCCTGTCGCCTGTCCACCACTTCGGAAGTGCCTCCCGCCCACGGCTCCGCCCTCCTCACCGCCACGTTCGCCCACGCGGATTCCGCCCTGCGGATGCCCGCAACGGGCAGCGTCGCCCCCTGCGTGCCGCCTCTCTCCACGTCTCTGCTGTCCCTCTCCGCCACCGTCCACGCGGCCGCGGCCGCAGCCACCGCAGCTGCGCATAGCTTCCCTCTGTCCTTCGCCGGGGCGTTCCCCATGCTCCCCCCAAACGCAGCTGCCGCCGTGGCAGCTGCCACAGCCATCAGCCCGCCCTTGTCGGTATCAGCCACGTCCAGCCCTCAGCAGACGGGCAGTGGGACAAACAGTAAACCTTATCGACCCTGGGGCACAGAAGTAGGAGCTTTTTAA
- the LOC122685584 gene encoding uncharacterized protein LOC122685584, whose product MQPYSEKELVFSMTILPPGRLEAPANLIAWPRLMAPVGIHFQKNAQPSLKVVKAAFAGRRRCVPQWPAETGLGRTRRGGAIGHPRTPAHPRGAWRTRSRVASGEVGAGGTRVRSAPSSGLGQPRGSEAKARRPAQSRSPQPSWGVTVPGGPELTRSSPIRPRPACPHLPPTPPRDCVLCPVLSFRSQDGTFRVSVHTVIAGAAVGTAQKRRGFVGKGLCGLTRA is encoded by the coding sequence atgCAGCCGTATAGTGAGAAAgaacttgttttttcaatgaCGATTTTGCCCCCCGGGCGTTTGGAAGCGCCCGCTAATTTGATCGCGTGGCCAAGGTTAATGGCACCTGTAGGCATTCACTTTCAGAAAAATGCGCAGCCTTCGCTGAAGGTTGTGAAGGCTGCGTTCGCAGGTCGGAGGCGATGTGTCCCCCAGTGGCCTGCGGAGACTGGACTCGGGCGCACCCGCCGGGGAGGAGCGATTGGCCACCCGCGCACACCCGCTCATCCTAGAGGGGCTTGGAGGACCCGGAGCCGAGTGGCGTCGGGGGAGGTCGGAGCCGGAGGGACGCGAGTCCGCTCGGCTCCCAGCAGCGGGCTTGGGCAGCCGAGAGGCAGCGAAGCAAAGGCCAGGAGACCCGCACAGAGCAGAAGCCCACAGCCGAGCTGGGGGGTCACCGTCCCCGGCGGCCCCGAGCTGACCCGGTCCAGCCCCATCAGGCCCCGCCcggcctgcccccacctcccccccaccccgccccgagACTGTGTGCTTTGCCCGGTGTTAAGTTTCAGAAGTCAGGATGGAACGTTTCGGGTTTCTGTTCACACGGTTATTGCAGGCGCCGCGGTGGGGACCGCACAAAAGAGACGAGGGTTTGTGGGGAAGGGGTTGTGTGGTTTAACGAGGGCTTAA